The Sinorhizobium fredii genome contains the following window.
GCCTTAGGAAAATGATCGTTGCCGGCTCGCTGGAGCCGAACGCGCCAATTGACGGACGAGCATTGTCGGCGCAGTGATCGAGCGGTCGTCTTTAGCCATGCCGTTCAGAACCTGGAGCAGATCGTAGCCGGCCGGCCAGCGGCCGAAGCCGCTCGCGATGTTGATGTGGCCGGCATGGCCTAGATCGACGAGGCGGCCGCCCCATTCTTCACACAAAATCCGTAAGCGGTCGAAGCGCATATAGGGATCGTTAAGACTGCCGACGACGAGACTTGGAAAGCTAAGCCGCTGTCGCGGCATGCCCCCGAAGGCGATCGCCCCCGGATGCAGTCGCTCCGTCTCCTCGAGATCACAGGGGCCGACCAGAAGCGCGCTTCGGATTCGCTCGACAATCGGGCGTCCGGCCAAGGCCGCGACCAACAGGCAGCCCAGACTGTGGGCGACGATGTCGACCGACGGATGCCTGTCGATTTCTGTCTCCAGAGCACTTCGCCAAGCCGCAAGCGCCGGTCGGCTCCAGTCGCCCTGCTCGACGAGCGTGGCCCCTGGTTGATCGATGAGCCAGTGGCGCTGCCAGTGCCCCTCGCCCGATCCGAACAAACCCGGAACGATCAGCGTCTTCACCATACGTTCGCTCCCCGGAACACCGGTTGCTGCAAATGAATAGGTTCATGCGGAGATTGTGCCCGGCAGCAAGAGCGAAGGTAAGGAATGAAGGTCCATTCTCTACAAAATTACTGGAAAAAATGCCGGATAAGCGAAGCGCGCCGACCGACCGGCATCGCCTCATCCTGCAGCGAGCAAATCAGCAATAGCGCCGGTGGAGCGAAAGCCAGCCGTCGCCGCCGATCCGGACCTCGATGTCGGCGTAGTGCTCCAAAGTCAGATGCGGCGTTCCCTCCGCTGCCGCGTGAGCACCGGTGATCACGGCCACCTCGGCGCCGGCGGAACTGCCCGCGAGTATCCCAGCCGGAGCATCTTCGAAGACCAAGCAGTCCTCGCCGCGAACACCGAGCCGGCTGGCGGCGAGAAGATAGCCCTGCGGATCGGGCTTGCCCGCCGTGACGTCCTCACCGGTGACCATGTGGCGCGGAACCGGAATGCAGGCCGCGGCAAGGCGGCGCCTGGCCAGCTCCAGCGGCGCCGACGTGACGATCGCCCAGCGCTCCGGCGGCAATGAATTAAGGAAGGCGACCGCCCCGGGTATCTCGACGATACCCTCCACATCGGCGATCTCCGCCAAGGCGAGCGCGTGCGCCTCGAGGTCGGGGTCGACGGCAAGCCCGAGCTTGCGGATCGTGTCCGACGCGCGCACGCCGTGCACCGATTTCATCAACTCATGGGGATCGAGCCCATTGCGGACCGCCCATGCCCCCCATACCCGTTCGACGACGGCCATGGAATTGAGCAAGGTGCCATCCATATCGAACAGCAGGGCAGCGAAGCTTTTTGGGAATATCGCGGTGGTCAGGGTATCCAAGCCGGCTCCTTGAAACGAGTGTCTCGCGCATCGCGCGATTGCACAACTATCCCTGGACGGGCCGGCGCACAACCTCCTTCTCGGCGCTCTCAGCGATGCCCGCCGGCAATAAGAAAATTGATCGGCCCGCCGGCGACGTCATCGTCGAAAACGGCGCAGGAAAGCACGCCGCCGAAGACGGCACCCGAATCGACATTGGTTCTGTTGCCGACAGTGCGGGGGTTGCCGCGGCTCGGCGTGTGCCCGTGGCAGACATGCTTGCCCCAGTAATGGCCGGAGTAGTTCGGATCGGTCCGCATCCAGAGCAGAATGTCGTCGCCCTGCTCCTCGAGCGGGATCGAATCATCTACGCCGGCATGGACGAAGATGCGATAGGGGTCGACAATGATCGACGGCAGTTCGGCCATCCAGACCAGATGGCTCAAGGGTATGGCGCCGCCGTAGGACTCCAGGGTCTCGCCGCCGCCGTTCATCAGCCACGAGCTCATCTCGGCGAGACCCTTGCGGGCCGAGAGCAGCATGTCTTCGTGGTTGCCCTTGAGCGTGAGCCATTGCCAACCGGCCTGGGTCGGTCCCGCCATGATCCGCTCGACGACGCCCCGGCTCTCCGGGCCCCGGTCGACGAGGTCGCCGAGAAAAATCACCCTCCCCTCCGGCGCGGCGGACTCGATTGCGCTCAGTAGGGTTTCGAGCTCATCGAGACAGCCGTGAATGTCACCGACAGCAAATGTCAGACGTCGGCCATTCATGAAGCGGTGCTCCTGTCCCCGTCGCTGCAGCGGCGCGCGTGTTGCACCTTGAATTGCTGCTACGAACACATGGTTCAGCGAACAGCTCTATCGCATTACAAAATTTAAAGGAATCGCTTTCGGCGAAAAATTGCGGAAACGCAATATGTTGGTTAATCAGGCGGCAGAAGAGCCGGAAGAAGGATGTCCGGCGCTTCCGTGGCACAGCTCAACGGCGCGGCGTGGCTCTCGGAATGGCTGAACTGGTGATGGACACCGGGTCGCTGGCAGGAAACGTGTCCTCGAGCCCCTCCTCCAACTGCTCTTCCATCGCATCCGCGTCATGTGCCTGGCGGGCATTCGCGAGCGCGCCTTCCGGGATCGATGGGGATCGCCGCGCGCCTGTTATGCCGAGCAACTCGCCATCCGCCTCCATGGCGGCTCCAAGGATTTCCTTCGCGCGCGCCACGGCGTTGAGCCTGTTCAGGGTGCCGGCCGCGTTCTGCGGGCACAGGACGGAAACGACTTCACCCGTCGCACCGACGAACTCGACGGTGAACCCCGCCTTGCCGCCGCGCTCGGGGAAGACCTGGATGCCAACGAACTGCATCGCTTTCTCCTCCATGCTAGCGCGGCAGTCTACCAGATTTGTCGAACTGCCGACAGCCGCCGTGGCGCAGCATTGTCAGCCGCATGGAAGCCCGGCGCCCCTTTCTCCCGCCCCGCCGGCCTGGTACAGGCCGCGAAGGCGTCGAGGGCGCGATTATAGACTCGCGTCTGCACGTCCATCATGCCCAGCACAGTATGGAACAGGTTGTCGTGCGACCGCGGCTCGTTGGTATCTCTGGCAAGGCAGCCCGTGTCGACGCCCATCAACGCCTGGTAGGGCTTCGAGAACCAGGCGATGAAGGGGACCTGAGTTTGTTCCTTCGGTGCGATCGCATAGGGAGCGCCGTGCAGGTAAATGCCATTCTCGCCAAGCGATTCCCCATGGTCCGACATGTAGATCATCGCGCCGGCGATGCGGTCCTGATGCTTCTCGATGAGCCCGGCGACGCTCGCCAGAACATGGTCGGTATAGAGGATCGTGTTGTCATAGGCGTTGACGATTTCCTCTGTCGTACAGCTCATCAGCTCCGGCGTGCGACAGTCCGGCGTGAAGCGGCGGAACGCTTCGGGATAGCGCAGGTAATAGGCCGGGCCGTGACTGCCGAGCTGATGCAGTACGATGACGCTGTTTTTCGTCGTCGCGGCAAGCTTCTTATCCAGGTCGCCGAGGAAGATTTCGTCGAGACATTCGCCATTGCTGCAAAGTGGGCTGTTCTTTTGGTGCGTCATGCTCGCAAAACTGACGAGGTCGGCGATGCCCTTGCTGCCGGTGTTGTTGTCCCACCAGGTGACCGAAACGCCCGCATGCGTCAGTACGTTGACGAGGTTTTCGGTCGAGCGAGCTTTCCAGTCGCTATACTCGATGCGCGGATAGATGGAAAACATGCAGGGCAGCGAGACGGCCGTCGCCGTGCCGCAACTCGTCGTGTCACGGTAGTTGACCACTCCGAGTGCCTCCAGTTCCGGATTTGTGTCGCGGTGATAGCCATTGAGAGAGAAGTTCATCGCCCGCGCAGTCTCGCCTGCGACCACCACCACGACGACAGGCTTGCCGGCTTTGGCGATGCGCGCGCCTTGTTTGGCGTCGACCGCGAGCGGCTGCACGACCAGATTGTGCTCGCGATAGCTGGAAAGCCCGTAGCGGATCGCCGACGTGATCGGTCCGGCCGGATTAAACCGGACCATCAGATCCCGATGCTCCCTGAGTGCATAGGCGATGCCGGCAAAGTTGGCGTAGATGAGCATGCCGCTCAGGAGAAGCGCTGGAGCAATGAAGAGGAAATTGATAGCCGCTTTTGAGAGCAGCGGCCGATGCTTGATCTCAACCCAGGCTATGAGAAGCGACGGCAAGAGCGCGTAGAGCGCAAGATGAAGCGCCAAACTGCCAGTCAACAGGTGGCTTGCCTCCGGCACGGTGGTGACGGCGGCGTTTCCTATCATTTCCTTGTCGATGACGATGCCGAACGTCTCGGTGAAGTGCGACGCAGCCGCCGATATGGCGATCAGCAGGACCAACAGCGGCTTCATCAGATATTTCATCGACAGCATGGTCAGGACTGAAAAGGTGGTCAGACCGAGTGCCACGCCGAACGATAGGACAGCGATCCACGCGTGACCGAAAGAGGTCACCGCATGGCTCCAGAAGGAATTGTTGGTGATGAGCAGCAGATAAAGCGTGGCCGCCGCACTCAAGGAGATGCTGCCGATCTCCGGCCGGCGAATTCTGAAGACAGCCAAAACATTGTTCTCCAGGATGGAAATTCTTTGCCCGTGGTTACGTCGCACCTTTTTCGAACCGGCGTCGTCCCTATTCTTGGACGCGACGAAGTTGCCGGCGTGTCACGACACCTCCGCCAGTACCGCGGGCAAACTGTCGAGGTCCTGTCGGGCACGATGCTCCCCGGGTTCTGCGACGTTGGCACGTGAGGGAAAACCCCCTATGGTCTGCGGCCGCCGATCCAAGAAGGCTTTAGATCAGGGAAACGCATGCGCCTGCTGCTTATCGAAGACAGTCCCCGCCTCATCGAACTTGTGGGCGAAACCATGCGCGATGCGGGCTGGCGGCTCGACGCCGTTTCGAGTGTCAGCGAAGCCGAGGCTGCCATTGTCGAACGGGAGCACGATCTTGTACTTCTCGACCTGGGCCTGCCGGATGGCGACGGCCTCGACCTTCTGAGATGGATACGGCAGGAGCACGCCGGCTTGCCGGTGCTGGTCATCACCGCCCGCGGCTCCGTCGACGAGCGGGTCCAGGGTCTCGATGCCGGGGCGGACGACTATTTGGTGAAGCCCTTCCACCATCGCGAATTGCTTTCCCGCTGCCGGGCCATGCTGAGGCGCAATCCGCACGCGATACAGCCGGTGCTCGAAGCCGGGGCGCTGCGCTTCGATCCAGCCACCGCAGAGCTCAGCTGCGATGGGACGATCATCGCCCTTCCCCCGCGCGAGCGCTCCCTGATCGAGATATTGATGCGTGAGGTCGGGCGCGTCGTTCCAAAGCGACGGCTCGAGACAGCCCTCTCCGAATATGGCCAGGAGCTTAGTTCCAACGCGCTGGAGCTCGCCGTCTCCCGCGTTCGGAAGCGATTGCAGCCCCTCGCCACCGGTATCCGGATCGAAACGGTGCGCGGCATCGGCTATCTCCTGCGGACCGCTGCATGAGGAAAGGCAATCCGTCGCTGATCGGCATCGTTGCCGGGCGCATCATCGCCTTTTCGCTGCTCGCCATGGTGCTTGAGATCGGCGTAGTTTTCGCGGATTACTGGTTTGACGACGAAAAGCTCAGCGTCCTGATGCTGCAGCAGGAAACGGAGATCCTGTCGCAAGGGATCACGACGGAGGGCGGGCTGCCGACATTCAGAGCCGATCGTGCGTTCCGTGAACGCTACGTCGAACTGGATGGGCGCGCAGGCGCGATCTATGTCCGGATTCGGACCGCTTCCGGCTCTATCCTCTTTTCCGATTGCACGACGGAATGCGCCGAGCATTTCCTGCCGTTGAGCATTAATGCGCCGCGCTTCTGGAAGCGGACAATCGAGGAGGGAAAGCCATTCAGCGTGGCGGGCGGCCAATCCTTCGAGCGGGGTGGCGAATCCGTGTTCGTCGAGCTGGCGATCCTGAAAGACCCGAACGGTTTCATGTATGGGGCCCTCCTGCGCGAGATGTTCGATTCAATGATCGTTCCGATGACGCTGATGTTTTGCCTCGTCATCGGCGCGACGATCTGGTCGATCCGAAGTGCGCTGAGGCCGGTGGCGATGGCGGTCAAGGCTGCGGATGCGATCGACCCGCGCGACAGCGGCGCCCGACTGCCGATAACCCGCATGCCGGAAGAGATCGAACGGCTGGTAAGCGCCGTCAACCGGCTGCTTGCCCGTGTCGCCGATCTCGTTGAATCGCAGAAGGTCTTCTCTTCCTCGATCGCCCATGAGATACGCACGCCGGTTTCGATCGCCAAGATGGAGTTGAGCCGGATCGACGATCCGCGGGCGCGCAATGCCGAGCGGGATCTCGACGCGCTGACGCATATTCTCGAGCAGCTGACGTCGCTGGCGCGGGCGGACGCAGTGGACCCTTCCGCCTATGAACAGGGCAATCTGTCCGAAATCGGAGCCGAGGTGGCGCAAGCCACGGCGCCGTTCGTCTTCGATCACGACAGGTCGATCGAGTTCGTCGACCGCGGGACGACGCCGGTAAGGATGATCCCCGCGCTCGTCGAGAACATGCTCAGGAACCTGATCGAGAACGCGGTAAAGCACAATCCGCCGGGTACCCGGATCGTTCTGACCTGCGGGCCCGGCCCACAGGTCTCCGTCGAGGATGACGGCAAGGGCATGGTCGATCTACCGGAACTGAACGAGGACCTCGGCTACGTCAAGCGCTCCGGCCAGCTCGGTCTCGGCCTGAAAATCGTCCATCGGATCGCCGAGTTGCACAAGGCGAAAATCTCATACGACACCGCTCCGAACCGGGGCACCAAGATCACGATCGACTTTGCCTCTGCGGCCTGAATTCGGCGCCGCTCCTTGTGCCGGGTATTTGTTGAGCATAGTGCATATTTTTTAATCCGGTGCGTTTTCTTGGATGCAGATTTCGTGCCCAATCCGCAGTCACATGCTATTGCGCTGTGCACTTCGTTCTCGTTCCACCCTCCGTGTCGCTGACGAATATCCATGTCCAAGGCCGCAGCCCTTCTTCGACGTTTCATGCCCTCGCTGGTACCGGTCAGCGGCTGGGAGCGCCTGCGCGCCTCCTGCGGCGCGCTCATCGGGGTCCTGTCGACAGGGTTCATCAGCACGGTTGCCGTCGGGGCCGACGCCAGCCTGCCGCTGCTCATCGCCCCGATGGGAGCCTCCGCGGTGCTGCTTTTCGCCGCGCCGTCGAGCCCGCTCGCCCAGCCCTGGTCGATCGTGGGCGGCAATGTCGTCTCGGCAACGGTCGGCGTCACCTGCGCCTTGCTCATCCCCAACCCGGTGGTGGCAGCAGCCATCGCCATCGCCTTGGCGATCGGCGCCATGCTGCTCCTCGGCTGCCTGCACCCGCCGAGCGGCGCCGTCGCCCTGACCGCGGTTCTCGGCGGCCCGGTGATCCGTGAGGCGGGCTACGCCTTCGTCTTTTCCCCGGTCGCCATTAACTCGCTGGTCATCCTGACGGCGGCGCTAATCTTCAACAATCTCACCGGCCGGCGCTATCCGCACCTTGCCCCTGCCCCGAACCCCCATCGGACCGAGGATCCGCTGCCAAGCCAGCGCCTCGGTGTCGTGCCGGACGACCTCCAGGCGGTGCTGGCGCAATATGGCGAGATCGTCGACATCAGTCCCGAGGAGCTCGACAGCTTCATTCACCAGGCGCAAATTCGTGCCTTCACCCGCCGGTCGGGCGAAATAACCTGTGGCGAGATCATGTCCCGCGACGTGCTGACCGTTGCGCCCGACACGCCGCTGCGGAAGGCATGGCGAATGCTCGTCGCACACCGAATTCAGGCCTTGCCGGTGGTGACCCAGAAAGACGGCATGGTCGGCATGATTACCCAAGCCGACTTCATGAAGCACACGACGCTGGCGGCGGACGGGCGGCTGCAGATCGGCCTTCGCGAGCGGATTGGCAATATCATTGGACTGCCGGCGAAATCGCCTCGGCTGGTTTCCGAAATCATGATTGCCCGAGTCCAATCGGCCCTGCCGGAAACAATGATCGCCAAGCTGGTGCCGCCCATGGCGGACATGGGTCTGCATCATATGCCGATCGTCGACGCTGACAACCGCGTCGTCGGTATCGTCACCCAGTCGGATCTTATCGCGGCGCTGTTCCAGGGGCGGCTTGACGCCGTGCAGCAGGTCGCCTGATTCGCGATAGTTCCTGATCCTCCTCATTTCCATTGCTGGCCGCGGCTGGCCGAGGCGCCAGCTGGGCCAAACGCTCCCCGGCAGCCATTGGATTTATTTCGATCGATTGACTTAGTCGTTTGAATGATATAATTTCAGCAAATGATAAAAAACAAGGACACCATGACACAGCTCAAGGCCGAGCGCGGCGACGCCACGCGAGAGAAGCTTCTCGCCACGGCGATCGACATCTTTGGCCGCTACGGCTTCGACGGCGCCACGACGCGGAAGCTCGCCGATGCGGCGGGCGTCAACCTCCAGGCCATCCCTTATTATTTCGGCGGCAAGGAGGGCCTCTATATCGCCGCGGCCGAGCACCTGGCAGCTCTGATCGGCAACCATGTCAGCGATTTACGCGCCATCATTCATGGACGCCTTGCCGAACTCGAGGAGCAGGGCCAGCCGATGACTGCAGCCGAGGCGCGCGGCTTCCTCACCCAGATGGTCCAGAGGATGATCGTTCTCTTCGTCAGCAAGCAATCGGAGAGCTGGGCGCGCTTCATCATCCGCGAGCAGATGGAGCCGACCGAGGCATTCACGCGCCTCTACGGCAACATCATGCGGCCGATGATCGAGATGGCCCGGCGGCTGATCGGCGCCATTCTCGAGGACGACCCGGCCTCCGAGCACATCCGGCTCAGAACCCTCTCCTTCGTTGGCAGCGTGCTCGTGTTCCGCATGGCGCATGCAGCCGTCTATGCGCAGCTCGAATGGGAAACAGCCGGGCCGAAGGAGATCGAGACATTGCACAGGCACGCGGCTGAACTTGTCGCGATACTCGGTGCGGAGAAGGATCGCCAGCCATGAAGAAGATTGCACTCATCGCCCTTGCCCTTGCGGCCGGCGCGGCCGGCGCCTGGTGGCTGGATCTGCCCGCCCGGATCGGCTGGGCCGAAGACCACAGGAACACGGTTCTCTACGGCAATGTCGATATCCGCCAGGTGTCGCTCGGCTTCCGCGTCAGCGGCCGTATCGCCGAACTGCGCGTCGACGAGGGTGATACCGTCAAGGCCGGAGACGTCATCGCCAGACTGGATGCCGAACCGTTCCAGCAGGCGCTGGACGCCGCCGAGGCGGATGCCGAGGCGCTCCGCTCAACGCTCGCAAAGCTCAAGGCCGGCGCTAGGCCAACCGAGATCGCCCAGGCTCGCGCCGCCCATGAGGAACGCCTTGCCGAACTCCAGAATTCCGAACTTGCCTATCAGCGGGCGCAACGACTGCGGCCGGCCGGCACGATCTCGCAAGCCGAGCTCGACCAGGCGATCGCAAGCCGTGCCGCGGCCACGGCCCGTGCGGCCTCCGCACGCGAGGCATTGGCCCTGCTCAAAGAGGGAAGCCGCGTCGAAGACATAGCCACGGCCGAAGCGCAAGCGAATGCGGCAACGGCCAAGGCCGCGAGCGCCCGCACCGCACTCGAGGACGTCTCGCTGGTCGCGCCGAGCGCCGGCGTCATCCTCTCTCGCGTCCGGGAAGTCGGGGCGGTCGTCTCGCCGTCGGACACCGTTTATGTGCTGTCTCTGACCGCGCCCGTCTGGGTCCGCGCCTATGTCGCCGAACCGGACCTCGGCCGCGTCCACCCTGGGATGAAGGTCAAGGTGACCTCAGACTCTAACCCCCGGCAAGGCTATGAGGGAACGATCGGATTCATTTCGCCAGTGGCGGAATTCACGCCGAAGTCGGTGGAAACGCCCGAGCTTAGAACCGATCTCGTCTATCGGCTGAGAATCGTCGTCGACAAGCCGGGCACTGACCTGCTCCAGGGCATGCCGGTGACCGTGCACCTGCCAGGCCAGGAGACCGGGTCATGACATCCGCTCCCGACAACTCGGCCGCGGCGGCGCCTTTCATACGGCTGTCGTCCGTCTCGAAGCGCTTCGGCGAGGCGCCACCTGCCCTGGACTCCATCGACGGCATAATTGCGGGCGGCAGGATCACCGGCCTAGTCGGTCCGGATGGCGCCGGCAAGACGACATTGATCCGGCTGATGACCGCGCTGATGCTGCCCGACCAGGGTACGGTCGAAGTGCTCGGCTATGACACGCGTAGGGATCCGGCGAGCATCCAGGCGGCGATCGGCTACATGCCGCAGCGCTTCGGGCTCTACGAGGATCTCTCGGTTCAGGAGAACCTCGATCTCTATGCCGACCTGCGCGGCCTGCCGCTTGCCGAACGCGGCCGGATATTCGCCGAGCTGCTTGAATTCACCGATCTTGCCCGTTTCACCGCGCGTCTGGCCGGCAAGCTCTCCGGCGGCATGAAGCAGAAGCTCGGCCTTGCCTGCGCGCTTCTGCGTAAGCCGCGGCTGCTGCTGCTTGATGAACCCGGCGTCGGCGTCGATCCGATCTCGCGGCGCGACCTCTGGAAAATGGTCGAGAACCTGACGGCGGAAGGCATAGGCGTGCTCTGGTCGACGGCCTATCTCGACGAAGCGGAAGCCTGCGATCATGTCCTGCTGCTCAACCAGGGCAAGCTACTGTTTTCCGGTTCGCCGCACGAGATGACCGGGCGCGTCGAAAATCGAGTCTTCCGTCTCTCCGGCACGGTCGGGCGACGGCGCGAAAGACTGGCACGCCTGCTGGACCAGGAGGGCGTCGTCGACGGCGTCATCCAGGGCGAAGCGATACGCCTGGTGATGAGGCCAGGGCTCGCCCCTCCGTCTCTCGACGAGGCATCTTCCGGCCGCGCCACGACGACACCGCCGCGCTTCGAGGACGCTTTCGTCGACATGCTCGGCGGCGGTCCCGGCGGGCAGTCACGGCTCGCTGAGACCCAGCGGCCATTTACCACCGACGGCGGCCGGCCGGTGATCGAAGCGCGCGGGCTGACGAAGCGCTTCGGCGACTTCACCGCCGCCGACAGCATCACCTTCGAAATCCCGCGCGGCGAGATTTTCGGCCTGCTCGGTCCCAACGGCGCCGGCAAGTCCACCACCTTTAAGATGCTGTGCGGGCTCTTGAAACCCACCGCCGGCGAGGGTCGGGTCGCGGGCTTCGATCTCCGGCGCGACGCAGCCGAGGCGCGCAACCGGCTCGGCTACATGGCCCAGAAGTTCTCGCTCTACGGCGACCTCAGCGTCCTGCAGAACCTGAATTTCTTTGCCGGCGTCTACGGTCTCTCCGGCTTGAGGAAGCGCGAGCGGATCGACCTGATGACCGAGATCTTCGATTTCCGCGCGATCCGAGACATGTCGGCGAAGGACCTGCCGCTAGGCCTCAAGCAGCGGCTGGCGCTCGCCTGTGCCGTCTTGCACGAGCCGGAGGTGCTCTTTCTCGACGAACCGACGTCCGGCGTCGATCCGATCACCCGGCGCGAGTTCTGGACCCATATCAACGGGCTCGTCGAAAAGGGCGTCACCGTTCTCGTCACCACCCATTTCATGGACGAGGCCGAATATTGCGACCGCATTTCGCTCATCTATCGCGGCCGGTCGATCGCCCTCGGCTCGCCGGACGAGATGAAAGCGCGGGTCACCGGCAAGGACCTGCCGGATCCGACCATGGAAGACGCCTTCATCGCTCTAGTGCAGGGCTCGGAGGCAAGGGAGGCAGCATGAGTGCCGACCAGAAAAGGCGGGAGGCCGAAAGCTCTGGCCGCGGAAGGCGCTTCGCAGCCCTTGTGCGCAAGGAAACCTACCAGGTGGTGCGCGACCCGAGTAGCATCCTGATCGCCTTCGTGCTGCCGCTGATCCTGCTCTTCCTGTTCGGCTATGGCGTGTCGCTCGACACGACGCAGACGCGGATCGGCCTCGTCGTCGAGGAGGCGACGCCGCTGACGCGCGATCTTGCCGCGAGCTTTCAGGCTTCGCGTTATTTCGCCGTCGTCAATGGCCGGGACCGCCGCGAGTTCGAGGACGACCTCGTCCTCGGACGAGTGCGGGGCATCGTCGTCATTCCGGCGCGCTTTGCGGCCGACCATGCGGCGGGACGAAATCCTGCGGTGCAGGTGATCGTCGACGGGTCCGATCCGAACACGGCGAATTTCGTGCAGAACTATGCGCAGGGAACGGTCGCCAATTGGGAGCGGCAGCTTGTGAGCGAAGGCCAAGGCCAGTTGCCGGCGATCGCCGCCGAACAGCGCTTCTGGTTCAATCCGGAACTGACGAGCCGCAACTTCTTGGTCCCTGGCTCGATCGCGATCGTCATGACGCTCGTCGGCACACTGCTTACCTCGCTCGTCGTCGCCCGCGAATGGGAACGCGGCACCATGGAAGCGATGATGGCAACCCCCGTCTCGGCTGCCGAACTGCTTGCCGGCAAGCTTCTGCCCTACTTCATTCTCGGCCTCACCTCGATGACGCTCTGCGTTCTTCTCGCCGTCTTTCTGTTCGGCGTCCCGTTCCGGGGGTCGGTGGTCGCGCTTTATGCGCTCTCCGCGGTCTTTTTGATGCCGGCACTAGGGCAGGGTCTGGTGATCTCTGCCGTCACCAAGAACCAGTTCCTGGCGTCGCAACTCGCACTGATCACCGCATTCCTGCCGGCCTTCCTGCTTTCGGGCTTCCTGTTCGAGATCAACTCGATGCCGACCGTCATCCAGTGGATCACCTACGTCGTGCCGGCGCGCTATCTCATCCCCAGCCTGCAAACAGTGTTTCTCGCCGGCGACATCTGGCCGATGTTCGCCCGGGCGATTGTGGTGATGTTCCTGATTGGCTGCGTTTTCTTCGCGCTCGCCGCACGCAGCACCAGAAAGAGGATCGGTTAGATGTGGTGGGGCAGACTGAAGGCGCTGATCGTCAAGGAACTGCTGGCCGTGCTGCGGGATCCGAAAGGCCGCACGATCCTGATTGGCCCGCCGATCATCCAATTGCTCGTCTTCTCCTACGCGGCGACGCTCGAGGTGAAGAATGTCGACCTCATGGTCTTGAGCCGCGACAACGGCCGCTGGAGCGAGGAGCTCGTGCAGCAGATCGGCGGCTCGCCGACCTTCCGTTCGATGCGGCTCGCCGACAGTCCCGCCGAGGTCCGCGCCGCGATCGATAACCAGCACGTGCTGGCCGCTCTGGAGATCGGCCCCACCTTTTCCCGCGACATCGAGGCGGGAAAGCCCGCCGAAGTGCAGATGATCCTGGACGGGCGGCGCTCCAACGCCTCGCAGATCGTGTCCGGCTATCTGAGCCGCATCGTCGGTGCGCTCGCAGCCGAGGCTCCGGCCGGCAAACGCGCCGCCTCCGAGGCGATCAGGGTCGAGGCGCGCAACTGGTTCAACCCCAATCTGACCTTTCAGTGGTTCATGGTGCCCAACCTCGTGGCGAGCATCGCTCTCCTGATCGGCCTGATCGTCACTGCGCTGTCGGTCGCTCGCGAGCGGGAACTCGGCACATTCGACCAGCTCATCGTCTCGCCGCTGCGGACGCACGAAATCCTGATCGGCAAGCTCATCCCGCCGATGATGATCGGGCTCTTCCACATCACCATCTATATTCTGGCCGCCGTCTTCGTCTTCGGCGTGCCGCTGCGCGGCTCGCTGCTGCTGCTTTACGGAAGTGCCATCTTCTACCTCGCCGCAGTC
Protein-coding sequences here:
- a CDS encoding CerR family C-terminal domain-containing protein; this encodes MIKNKDTMTQLKAERGDATREKLLATAIDIFGRYGFDGATTRKLADAAGVNLQAIPYYFGGKEGLYIAAAEHLAALIGNHVSDLRAIIHGRLAELEEQGQPMTAAEARGFLTQMVQRMIVLFVSKQSESWARFIIREQMEPTEAFTRLYGNIMRPMIEMARRLIGAILEDDPASEHIRLRTLSFVGSVLVFRMAHAAVYAQLEWETAGPKEIETLHRHAAELVAILGAEKDRQP
- the hlyD gene encoding secretion protein HlyD → MKKIALIALALAAGAAGAWWLDLPARIGWAEDHRNTVLYGNVDIRQVSLGFRVSGRIAELRVDEGDTVKAGDVIARLDAEPFQQALDAAEADAEALRSTLAKLKAGARPTEIAQARAAHEERLAELQNSELAYQRAQRLRPAGTISQAELDQAIASRAAATARAASAREALALLKEGSRVEDIATAEAQANAATAKAASARTALEDVSLVAPSAGVILSRVREVGAVVSPSDTVYVLSLTAPVWVRAYVAEPDLGRVHPGMKVKVTSDSNPRQGYEGTIGFISPVAEFTPKSVETPELRTDLVYRLRIVVDKPGTDLLQGMPVTVHLPGQETGS
- a CDS encoding ABC transporter permease encodes the protein MSADQKRREAESSGRGRRFAALVRKETYQVVRDPSSILIAFVLPLILLFLFGYGVSLDTTQTRIGLVVEEATPLTRDLAASFQASRYFAVVNGRDRREFEDDLVLGRVRGIVVIPARFAADHAAGRNPAVQVIVDGSDPNTANFVQNYAQGTVANWERQLVSEGQGQLPAIAAEQRFWFNPELTSRNFLVPGSIAIVMTLVGTLLTSLVVAREWERGTMEAMMATPVSAAELLAGKLLPYFILGLTSMTLCVLLAVFLFGVPFRGSVVALYALSAVFLMPALGQGLVISAVTKNQFLASQLALITAFLPAFLLSGFLFEINSMPTVIQWITYVVPARYLIPSLQTVFLAGDIWPMFARAIVVMFLIGCVFFALAARSTRKRIG
- a CDS encoding HPP family protein — its product is MSKAAALLRRFMPSLVPVSGWERLRASCGALIGVLSTGFISTVAVGADASLPLLIAPMGASAVLLFAAPSSPLAQPWSIVGGNVVSATVGVTCALLIPNPVVAAAIAIALAIGAMLLLGCLHPPSGAVALTAVLGGPVIREAGYAFVFSPVAINSLVILTAALIFNNLTGRRYPHLAPAPNPHRTEDPLPSQRLGVVPDDLQAVLAQYGEIVDISPEELDSFIHQAQIRAFTRRSGEITCGEIMSRDVLTVAPDTPLRKAWRMLVAHRIQALPVVTQKDGMVGMITQADFMKHTTLAADGRLQIGLRERIGNIIGLPAKSPRLVSEIMIARVQSALPETMIAKLVPPMADMGLHHMPIVDADNRVVGIVTQSDLIAALFQGRLDAVQQVA
- a CDS encoding ATP-binding cassette domain-containing protein; the protein is MTSAPDNSAAAAPFIRLSSVSKRFGEAPPALDSIDGIIAGGRITGLVGPDGAGKTTLIRLMTALMLPDQGTVEVLGYDTRRDPASIQAAIGYMPQRFGLYEDLSVQENLDLYADLRGLPLAERGRIFAELLEFTDLARFTARLAGKLSGGMKQKLGLACALLRKPRLLLLDEPGVGVDPISRRDLWKMVENLTAEGIGVLWSTAYLDEAEACDHVLLLNQGKLLFSGSPHEMTGRVENRVFRLSGTVGRRRERLARLLDQEGVVDGVIQGEAIRLVMRPGLAPPSLDEASSGRATTTPPRFEDAFVDMLGGGPGGQSRLAETQRPFTTDGGRPVIEARGLTKRFGDFTAADSITFEIPRGEIFGLLGPNGAGKSTTFKMLCGLLKPTAGEGRVAGFDLRRDAAEARNRLGYMAQKFSLYGDLSVLQNLNFFAGVYGLSGLRKRERIDLMTEIFDFRAIRDMSAKDLPLGLKQRLALACAVLHEPEVLFLDEPTSGVDPITRREFWTHINGLVEKGVTVLVTTHFMDEAEYCDRISLIYRGRSIALGSPDEMKARVTGKDLPDPTMEDAFIALVQGSEAREAA